A single window of Pseudophryne corroboree isolate aPseCor3 chromosome 5, aPseCor3.hap2, whole genome shotgun sequence DNA harbors:
- the LOC134929581 gene encoding Y-box-binding protein 1-like: MGVPSGGDDRRTRTRKMTGQVLWFSATRGYGFIRRTDTKRTIYVHYTGIQKTHQNNYFRSLGSGEWVEFELTNGKRGVKAINVTGPNGVPVQGNRHARERNRYWRCPRYIKPPLYYQQDYWDSGSREEPRDCNSETGRPNTNPPRPERIPRPPEPEVPKQRKMLDTSERPVVKGQSETVQQCLQNVIKPQISPQPKREYIPKRQDADYRAANFEQTDAGATDQKRDTEAVVHMAMTKIVEPVESRSPEPAMPPSEPKPQAETPQAAEKAGTHSTEEKPVMDSEYRTITGEEFAFRIQQAIRRSMRCDKGAPHARCRSHAVI, from the coding sequence ATGGGTGTACCATCTGGTGGGGATGATCGAAGAACCAGAACAAGAAAGATGACAGGCCAAGTATTGTGGTTTAGTGCAACGCGTGGTTACGGCTTCATAAGGAGAACAGACACTAAGAGAACCATATATGTTCACTATACGGGCATTCAGAAGACCCATCAGAACAATTACTTTCGAAGCCTAGGTAGCGGGGAATGGGTCGAATTTGAATTGACCAATGGAAAAAGGGGCGTTAAGGCCATCAACGTCACAGGTCCTAATGGCGTTCCAGTGCAAGGCAACAGACATGCCAGAGAGCGTAACCGGTATTGGCGCTGTCCGCGGTATATAAAGCCTCCACTCTACTACCAGCAAGACTACTGGGACAGCGGAAGCAGAGAGGAACCAAGAGACTGTAATAGTGAGACCGGTAGACCTAACACCAATCCTCCTCGACCTGAACGGATACCCCGACCACCCGAACCTGAAGTCCCAAAGCAAAGGAAAATGCTGGACACAAGCGAGAGACCGGTTGTGAAAGGTCAGAGTGAGACAGTGCAGCAGTGCCTTCAAAATGTGATAAAGCCTCAGATTTCTCCTCAACCAAAACGAGAGTACATCCCAAAAAGGCAAGACGCAGATTACCGTGCAGCAAATTTCGAGCAAACAGATGCCGGTGCGACTGACCAGAAAAGGGACACTGAAGCAGTGGTCCACATGGCCATGACAAAGATAGTGGAACCCGTGGAATCCAGAAGTCCGGAGCCAGCAATGCCACCGTCTGAACCCAAGCCCCAGGCAGAGACCCCACAGGCAGCTGAGAAGGCTGGGACCCATTCCACGGAAGAGAAGCCTGTAATGGATAGTGAGTACAGGACCATAACGGGAGAAGAATTCGCCTTCAGGATACAGCAGGCTATACGAAGATCAATGAGATGCGATAAAGGTGCACCACATGCTCGTTGCAGATCGCACGCCGTGATATAG